ATTTGTTGCGAACAAGAAAGACAAACTTTCTTCTTGTTGCAAACTAGAAGGACCAGAACTAGCAAATTAAAACCAACAGATATAGAGAGAGAAGATGAGAACAGAATTGTCAGGAAGGTATCAACTGAgagaaataagagagagagagggagagagagggaaagagagagagagagagagagagagagagagagagagagagagagagagagagagagagagagaaagagagagcagcTATCAGAAAGATATCAACTGAAGCTGTTGGGGTGATTTTTTGATGAGGGAATGGATCCTATCTATAGATTTTAGAATGAGGTGCAACCCTTCTCActtccgatgtgggacaaagacTGCAACTCTTCTCACTTCTCAATGTGGGATAGAGAAAGCAATACTTCTCATTTTTCGATGTGAGAcaaagaatatttttgaaatactaTATATTTTACAACACTGTGAACCAAAACACTTTAGTCCTAAAGCGTAAAAagcattttattattttatcttTAAAAGATTAAgaacattttttttcctctcctaaCCAAAAAATAGGAGTTAAAAATTATGAATTACAAAAGGGTCCCGTTTGATAAATGAGTTTTTTTaaatgtttgtctaaaactttactgtagtttactaaaaaatttttgaagtgtgtaaatttttagatattttgaagtatatagtttaaaaattttgagaaattttttaaggttattatagtaaatttgttaaaaatttataGCAGACAAACTTGATCAAAAATTTGCTTGCCAAACAGGCccaaaattttacattttcagTAAAGTTAGAAATgaggttaaaaaaaaatgaaaatgaatctATTTGGCGTGAAAAGGCGCGATTGATTTATGCTTGACGTATGGAGCGGTCCCAGTAACGAAGTGCATTGTACACAATCACACTGCAATGACGACTTTACTCTTCAAATCAATGAATactacaaagaaaatgaaggaagaaTTGCCAAACTCAGCTCGGGTAAATAATGGGTTCATTTCATGTTATGGGTCTTGATTGCCACCATGTTTGcttgtttgtgatctttacagtTTTGTTTGAACATTCTTGTAAGATCTATCATTCTACCTTGACTAGAAGAATCAGCTGTAATTCAGGCAGCAACATATTTGACAGTCTGATTTCTTGctaattgattcattttcaGAATTGATTCAGCAATAATATGTGCATTCTGAGTATGCATAGAAGGCTTCCTTTCAGGATTTTTAGATCTGAGTTCTCACACACTCAGTCACACACATAAACACAAGCACTTAGTGTATATGCATGCTCTAGCTTCCAAGAAGTTGAATTATGGAAGAAAGGTTCTTAGGAGGTAGTATTATTCTTGCAAAgcttttggttttttcttttcttttcttctttttttggtaGGAGGTAGTCTTGAACTCTGGTGTTTAAACTTGCAAAAAGGGCTTAGCTTTAGCATTGAAAAGTTTACCAGTTGGTATTACCTCTTGAGAAGCTAGCTTCGGAATTGAGagattaatggaggtgacaatagttttttaagttttattacCTGCTAGTTTGAGATTAATTTCACGTTGAAATTTGTATTGACTTCCCTCCAGTTTCTCTAGGCTAGCTGGATTGATTTTTttagagaagaaagaagggaaagaagcaaaaagaatACATGGCCTCCCTCATCCCTCACATGGTAAAGAGGCTATGGGATGAGTGGAATCTTCGCGCTGCAGTCCTTATTAGTCTTTTCTTCCAAATGGTGTTATTATCCTTAGCAACATTTCGGAAACGAACAGGAAACAGAATAGTGAATGCCACAATATGGTCTGTTTATCTGCTTGCCGATTGGCTTGCTGCTTTTGCTGTTGGACTCATCTCTAATGGCCAAAGTAATGACAATCCTGATAAATTCAGAGTAAATAAAGATCTTGCAGCATTCTGGGCTCCATTTTTATTGTTACATCTTGGTGGCCCTGATAACATAACTGCTTTCTCCCTTGAAGATAATGAGTTGTGGATCCGGCATCTGCTTGGGCTTGTCATTCAGCTTCTTGCTGTTGCTTACGTCTTTTCCCAGTCCATCCCTAACGTACTCTCAGTTCCCACAATACTCTTGTTTTTCGCTGGAGCTATTAAATATGCTGAGCGAACTCGTGCTCTATATTCAGGTTGCTTGGGTAATTTTAAGGCTTCTATGCTTGATACTGGACCAAATTATATTCCGCTTATGGAGGAGTACTCAGCTAATAAAGATGCTGATGTTCCGGTTAGGATAATAATAGAGAACGAACCTAGGAGAGTCCTTCAGACTTCTGAAATTCTAGATGAAACAGATTGGACTACTGAAGAAGAAATAACTCACCTAGAAGTTGTGCAGAAGGGGTATGAATTTTTCACCACTTTTAGGGGGCTGATTGCTGACCATATGTTTAGCTTCCATGTGCCTAATAGAAGCAGAAGATTCTTCTCCCAAATTTCTGCCCATGATGCTTGCAGAGTATTGGAGGTGGAGCTCAATTTCATGTATGATTCTCTCTACACTAAGATGGCTGTGGTGCACAGTAATATAGGTTTTGTTTTCCGTTTCATCTGCTCTGTACTTATAGTGCTTTGTTTTGTGGAATTTGCATCACATCGTAGTTCCGAGATCAACCATTTTGATGTTACTGTTAACTACATTTTGCTTTATGGTGCTGTTGGCTTGGATCTTGTGGCTTTGATTAAGGTCATTTTCTCTGACTGGACTGTAGTTGCGCTTAAGAATCGCAGAATTAAACGAATCGTATCTGCCGTCCGTGACAAGCTGTCATCCGATCAAAGGTGGTCTAATACAATCTCGCAGCATAACTTGATCAATTTTTGCCTGAATCAGCGGTGGAGATGGTTAGATATTGCAGCTGAAACCGTTGGACTCAAGGCATTTCTTGATGAACTGAAATACAAAAAGGACTTTGTCATTCAGAATAATTTGAAAGAATTTATCTTTGACGAGCTCAGGGGTAAAGCTTACAAAGCAAGAACCACTAAAGTTGCTAAAGAAATATACTCGGCAAGAGGTAAAAGTGCTCTGTCAGATTACATTGGCTACAGATCTGAGACCATGTCATCAAGTGTAAGTGAGGAAGTTGATTATGATGAAAGCCTGTTGCTGTGGCATATTGCCACTGAGCTATGCTATTCCACAAGCCCTGATGATAAAAATTCCAATCGTGAATTTTGCAAGCTTATATCTGATTATATGTTGTATCTCTTGGTTATGCGGCCTACAATGATGTCTGCAGCTGCTGGCATTGGACAGATTCGATTTCAGTACACGTGTGAGGATGCTAAGAATCTTTTCAGCAGGTTGAAGCCAGAATTAAGGCCATCAATTTCAGCAGCCTTCACATCCAAGATTACAGCAGCAACCCGACAAAGAGATGCATGTGAAAAGCTACTTAATGAATGGGAAGTGCTACTTAATGTAAATACAGATGATAAACCCGATGCTCTGAAGGGTGGCACAAGAAAATCGGTGCTTTCTGCTGCCTGTAGGCTCGCAAAGGATTTGAGAGATTTGGAGGATAATAAAAGAAGGTGGGAGATAATGAGCAAAGTGTGGGTGGAACTGTTGTCCTATGCTGCCGGCCACTGCCGACCATATGCTCATGCTCAGGAGCTCAGTAAAGGGGGTGAGCTGATTACTTTCGTTTGGATGCTGATGGCTCATTTTGGATTATTAGAACAATTTTGGATTGTGGCTGGGCATGCGAGACCAAAATTGATTGTGGAAAAGTAGGGATTATAATCAGGTAAAGGCAGAATAAGAATTTTCTTCTTGACTGGAATCAAATAGAGTTCTTCGGCCAGGATTACTTCCCCGGCTTGGTGAGTGATTCTTCTTgtagaagaaaattttcatttcagtATGATAACTCAAGCTAATTTTCCTTATTCATCGAAAGCTGTTTGTATATTCATCTTGTTTGACATTATGGCACTATTGAAACTCAGCGAGTATGAACATTTATGAAGCATATATACAGATAACAATTGGTATGCATTCCATTTCCCGTCATAGTCTACCATTCCCTTTCCTTTTGAAGGTACCAAAGAGTTTCATGGGAAAATACAAAAAGTTGCAAAACCACTAAGAGTTAGAGGTCCATATAACACGATATTTGCACAATATTTAAGAGTATGTAGTTCTTAAAAATGCATATACTTGGGATTAGAGTTTTTATTGAACAGAGTTGTTGGTGAAAATCTTCATGTTGAACTCGTTTGAATGCAGAAAAACATTTGATATGTAATAAACAAATCGAATTTGAACACAAAATTAGGCACATTTGATAATCGAGCTAAACATGAACCTATTTCTAAACCATTCGAATAGATTCCTGAACACATAATTATAAAGAATAAGTAAATACAAATATCTGCATTGTATGTATattaccaaatatgagtaaatacaCCTGGATTTCCCCTTAACAAAGTAATTATCcatgaattattattatttattttctaaacaaaaccaatataattataattattctaaattatgtattagttttaaaaaattagaattaaATCATTTTCAACCTCAAATTTGAGCTCCATTCGACACTATTTGACTCCTTAAAAGCTTTATAAGACAATTATAGTAGTTGCGCATGATTAATTATCAACTCAACCTCCGTGTCTGAGTCAATTGTGAGAAACTATCTTAGTAATATATCGGTAAACATGTGGATGTCTTCTCGTCAAGTTTGTTGGCAAAAGGAAAATATAACAACAATAATTGGGTCATCTCATCAAATAAACTTTTTTGAATTTAGGGTCTATTAATTGGATGGTATatctttttcctattttataaaaataaaatttatttaaaacaCTATCTATAGTCACAGTCTAAAATACCCATAAGCTAAAGAATAGGATTTATAGTAGCATGAAGTTTTAGACAAGGAGATGGGTATTGAgtttaccaaaaataaaaatacctaCACAAAGAAAATTTTGCTTTTTGTGTGCAGTGAGGAGTAGAGTCATTTTCATAGgaattaattgatttatttctttgcaGTAACTATCAATAAGAGGAAGGGGAGGGTGAGGGAGGGTTTGAGAACTTAAACTAAAGTaccttaaataaaaaaaagtaataacaaAATATGCATACCTCTAGTCAAAGGAATAATCTTGGTTTTGGTTCATTCCACCAATCATCAATGTAAggaaatttatatatttatgaaTAAATTAGTTATGATAATCAATAAGTTCTGACAACATGCCTCTCCTTAGTTTTTGAATAACCAAAACAAGCTTTTTGATTATTTCTCTTGTTAATAGATAACCATAAGCAAGCTCTAAAGATTTTAATGTATCGACAGCACTAATAACTAGAAAGTTCACCAATTTTAATCAGCAAACTCACAAGttcaattcatttaaattagatcatatatTTTCAGTACGTATAAACAAATATGCTGCTTGTCACAAGtatcaaaacaatcaaacaattataGATTTGACATTTCAATTGATAATAGACTATtctgaataattaaatattgaccACCTATCTAATCACACAAAATGCTCATCACGCAGTCAGtgcaaaaaatatataaatactcaTGAATAAGTTAATAGGTTATCTATCATGTAATTGCTAAAGAAGGGTGTAGGCGGTCAATAAGTTATCTTCCAATCACTAAAAAGCCTAGCAAGACTCTATATCCAACCTATTGGAAGGTTGTAAGAAAATAACAAGTTATTGAAAACCTTATTCTTTTTAGTCATCTAATTTTGATaattagaaaaataataaaaatgaattgACATGTTAATTGACTAGAAACACGTGAGAAATGAAGGATGTTAGTTATCCCTTGCACCAAAGAAATCAAATAAAGTAGATGGCGGATGAAGAACGAAGTAGGTAGTATTTAATAGTCAGCCAATTCCATTACATTCAAATCAAGCTTAATTAATACTCCTCTGTCCGATTGAAAGtgtcatatttttcattttgagATGTTCTAATATATTTATTCTGTTGAGAAAGTTAAAATACATTTTAGTCTCTTTTTCTAATATAACCCATCTCTCTAATTATATGCATATTatcattcaaattcaaaaattgaatttataAGGATGAAATTGAAATGAGAAGTACAAGTATTACaatcaaattattatttttaaaaaattaaatttccgAAACAAGACCAAATAATTTGATAGAGGGAGTAATAATTTCCAGATTGCTTCGGTTCACTTTGGCTTTAGGGTTACATCTTTCTCACAATTACCACCTtggttgtcaaaaatatattgactaaagatgtccttttttttttcccaaatgataatattttataGATATTAACATTTAAGAATATAAGAGCTATTTACAAAAAGAAGCAACCGCCTCAATTCTTTCCGTGTCGTGTCAGTTAACCACACAGGAAAAGTTTTAGCTTCCCGTTCAATGTCCTTGAGAGTCGCAAGCTTACCCAGAAATGCAAGATGCAATTAGCATCTGTAAATGCAACCTGAGTATTCTTTTGACGTGTAATGGAGGTTGGGAAGAGTGGGACAACATCCACTCCGAGGAACATGttttaaagaaataaatgtGATCCagaaaaaagaatcaaaagCAGACTatctacttttattatttttctttctcaGACATAAAAGTAAAGAGAAATAATATTGGTTTACAGGTTGCCTCTGAGATATCTTGAATCAAAAGCAGCCTATTTTACTTTTATGATGCATTCAACGCTGCTGAGTATGGCCCAGGAAAAAGCCAAAGGGTATTTCCAATCTACATGAACTCTTTATCTGGATtaaacgaaaaaagaaaaaagaaacagtgCTGTCGCACCATGTgcaagccttttttttttttttacgtgacatttattgaactaaaaaaggaaaaaaattaaaaaaattataaatgcTGCTCTTTATCTTGGAATAGTAGggtttatattttaaataaatattttcatgcATCGTTAGTATATACACTTACAAATCTAAATGTATATCATACATAAAAAGTTTGGTATTTAATACAgtactatttctttttttttaattatcattttatattttagtcCTCGGACTGGaatgtaaaataataataataatgtgtcACCACGCATGGGCGATATTGTTtagaaaaaattggaaaaaaaatgggTTTTGCCAAATGTATGGTGATGCTAGATCAAGCAAGCCAACCCACAAAAGCCCCACTCTTTgtgatctttttcttttacagcattagtttgagaaatttgcctctcaaataatcctCTTTCAAAGGTAGAGTATTTACTATTTGCGCTTATTCACAAGCTGAATCATCAACTCTCAAAGGTAGAAAATCAGCAAGTATGCATTACAAGTATGCCAGCATCTCAGAAATTACAACCGGAACTATTATATCATAAGATCAAGTGCCATCAGAAACAAAGTTATTTGAGCCATTAACAtcagtttttcttcttcttttctttttgtgttaGCACGAAAAATTATGTACACGACAGAAGCAATTTTAGCACATATAAAAATACGTGAGAAGAGGGAAAGAAATAAACTCACAATGAAACatcaataattttattaaaccaaatctcaaaaacaacaaaagacaaGCCGGAGACCTTTCACTCTTGTGCTCACGGCTCTCACAATTCTCGCCAGGCTCTAACAATTTCTTGGAGCCGTCCCTCCTCCAGTGTTAACATGTTAGCAGTACTACTATATATAGACTATTGAATCAAGAAACAACTATTCAATTAGATTCTATCTCAAAACTAATACTAATCACCGACTAAGCCTTTGAAAAGGAAACTAACTAATAACTAGTACTAATCTTCCAATAACTCTGGAACTTACACGAAACTAAAACAATTAGGAAATAAAATAGCTTAGTTTAactttcaccattttcttttatttttctaacaaagGGATGATGAGATTTAAGAATCGAAAAAGGAACATGAAACTAAGAACCTAAAACCCTTAATTCTTGGGATCTCAACTTTAATCATGAATTTACAATGAAATTTGGACTCTCCAAGTCAAGATAGACAAAAAGTGAGAACTCAGTTTTTGTCCATTTCAACTCCACAACGCACAAGTATGCCAGCTTCTAAGAAATTACAACCAGAACTAAATCGCAAGATCAAGTGCCATCAGAAACAAGTAAATAGAGCCATTAACAGCATTTTGAGATTTAAGAAGTGGGGAGCGGGGAATTATAAATTAGAATCTGCGATCAGGTCCACTAGAAAATCGGTCAAATTCTCATTCAGCCGTCAGCCAGGCCTGCCGTCGAGAGAGCGCCGCCGCCTGCTTTTGTCGCATCTCATAGACGAGCCTCCTCTCGTCgcatctcctcctcctccttttgGATTTGTTCTGGAATTATCGTTGCTAAAGTCCTGGCAACTAAGGGAAGGCCAGCACAATTTTCCCTGATTATCTCCTCCATCTTTAACAGAGTGCTGTTATTCACATCAACTCTTCGATTTTCACGGACAGCTTCAGAAAACACTGACCAGCCAATCTCTTGGTCCAGCAGAGTATCAATTGGCATCAAGTTCTTCTCACCTATCATTTCTGTTGCAACACTCTTTCGCCTAGTTGTGACAATAATTCTCCCACCACTGTCTTTGGGCAATGCATGAGATATGCAGTCCCCGAATGATGCATCATCGCCTTTTGGCAGCTCAGAGCATAAATCCCCATACCAACCATTAACATGCCAGGCCTCATCCAACACAATAAGATACCTCTTGCCCGTTAGTCGACGGTAAAGCTTCTCGGTGAGATTGGGAATATCGCCAACATTAGCAGTCGACAATTCCGAGACATCACCACCAGCCTGCTCCAGCATTTTACTTAAAATCTTCACTCTCAAGTCCCCGCTCACCGGCGCATCATAGAGGGTCCCAGACAAAGAAACCCAAATCCTTGGCCAGAACATATTTCTCAAATTCCGGAAAACCTTCCGGGCAAGGGTGGTTTTCCCTGATCCCCCATAGCCCACAATTCCAAACCCCTTCAGTATAGTATTAGCATCACCTTCACATCCCTCAAGTATCAATTTCTCGACTGTTTCCGCTGCTGGATCCAATCCTACAAACCTACCTGGAAATTTTGCTTCTTCATCATCATAAGCATCATCATCGTCGTCCTCATTATTACCAGCAATTGAGGCGGGATCTACCCCTGTTGAAATCTTTCGACTGAGAACTTCTTGGAGCTTATTGTCTAGTTCACCCAACCGTCGATTCTTTTGAATAATGAACCACAAACTCTTAAGTCGCAAGAAAATCTTCCTGTGCCCCACGGCCCCAAAACCGCGATGCTGTTGGGCAAAAACGCAGCACTCCGAGAGTTCAGAAATGAGGTCATAAATTAACGTCCGGATGTCAAGATCCGTACCAGAATTAGCACTGGTGGTTATTTTGCTATTATTGATAGCGTTGGCGTACTTGGATTTGATGCGGGTCTCTGCACTTCGCAAGCGAGAGATGCAAGAAAGTTTGCTGACATCTTTATCTCTTTCTGCTTCGTCAAGAAGGGCAGAGAACTTAGCTAAAAGATAATGGGATACTTCTCCAAAATCCACCgatcccattttttctttttcccccactcTCTGGAGTAAGAATCAATCCGAAAACTGGAAGAGAATCGGCAGATGGAACCGACGAAATACAGAGAGATGGAAGGAAGAA
This region of Coffea arabica cultivar ET-39 chromosome 3c, Coffea Arabica ET-39 HiFi, whole genome shotgun sequence genomic DNA includes:
- the LOC113735262 gene encoding uncharacterized protein, giving the protein MASLIPHMVKRLWDEWNLRAAVLISLFFQMVLLSLATFRKRTGNRIVNATIWSVYLLADWLAAFAVGLISNGQSNDNPDKFRVNKDLAAFWAPFLLLHLGGPDNITAFSLEDNELWIRHLLGLVIQLLAVAYVFSQSIPNVLSVPTILLFFAGAIKYAERTRALYSGCLGNFKASMLDTGPNYIPLMEEYSANKDADVPVRIIIENEPRRVLQTSEILDETDWTTEEEITHLEVVQKGYEFFTTFRGLIADHMFSFHVPNRSRRFFSQISAHDACRVLEVELNFMYDSLYTKMAVVHSNIGFVFRFICSVLIVLCFVEFASHRSSEINHFDVTVNYILLYGAVGLDLVALIKVIFSDWTVVALKNRRIKRIVSAVRDKLSSDQRWSNTISQHNLINFCLNQRWRWLDIAAETVGLKAFLDELKYKKDFVIQNNLKEFIFDELRGKAYKARTTKVAKEIYSARGKSALSDYIGYRSETMSSSVSEEVDYDESLLLWHIATELCYSTSPDDKNSNREFCKLISDYMLYLLVMRPTMMSAAAGIGQIRFQYTCEDAKNLFSRLKPELRPSISAAFTSKITAATRQRDACEKLLNEWEVLLNVNTDDKPDALKGGTRKSVLSAACRLAKDLRDLEDNKRRWEIMSKVWVELLSYAAGHCRPYAHAQELSKGGELITFVWMLMAHFGLLEQFWIVAGHARPKLIVEK